A window of the Buchnera aphidicola (Pterocallis alni) genome harbors these coding sequences:
- the lysA gene encoding diaminopimelate decarboxylase: MLHISKKNISLNPKNILSIIKKYNTPIWLYDAEIIQKKINQLNKFDIIRFAQKACSNIHILKFIRSLQVKVDAVSLGEIERALLAGFTPHNDEIIFTADMFDKETLNRIIELNITVNAGSLDMLKQLGKISPGHRVWIRINPKFGDGHNKKTNTGGENSKHGLWNPELALPIIKKYKLNLIGLHMHIGSGVNYIHLQKVCHSMIQYSILLNQNIQYISAGGGLSIPYKSTDSIVNTNHYFKLWNHTRNIISNYLGYKITLEIEPGRFLVGESGILITQVYSIKYVYKKIFILVDAGFNDLIRPAMYGSYHHISVLPYNGRNIKKSKKIKAIIGGPLCESGDIFTQDNTGEIQERILPEVKIGDYIIFHHTGAYGSSMSSNYNTKLLIPEILFKNNIPQIIRRKQTFQELFQQEMDIKNNSIFENQDI, from the coding sequence ATGATGCGGAAATAATTCAAAAAAAAATAAATCAGTTAAATAAATTTGATATTATTAGATTTGCACAAAAAGCATGTTCAAATATTCATATTTTGAAATTCATACGATCATTACAAGTCAAAGTAGATGCTGTATCATTAGGAGAAATAGAAAGAGCGTTACTCGCTGGATTTACACCCCATAATGATGAAATAATTTTTACAGCAGATATGTTCGATAAAGAAACATTAAATAGAATTATTGAATTAAATATTACAGTTAATGCGGGATCATTAGATATGTTGAAACAATTAGGAAAAATATCTCCCGGACATCGCGTATGGATTCGTATCAATCCAAAATTTGGTGATGGACATAATAAAAAAACAAACACAGGTGGAGAAAATAGTAAACATGGTTTATGGAACCCAGAATTAGCTTTACCAATCATTAAAAAATACAAATTAAATCTCATTGGTTTACATATGCATATTGGATCTGGAGTAAATTATATACATTTACAAAAAGTATGTCACTCTATGATTCAGTATTCTATTTTATTAAATCAAAATATTCAATATATTTCTGCTGGAGGAGGATTATCTATTCCTTATAAATCTACTGATTCTATTGTAAATACAAATCATTACTTCAAATTATGGAATCATACCAGAAATATTATATCTAATTACTTAGGTTATAAAATCACTTTAGAGATTGAACCTGGTCGTTTTTTAGTCGGAGAATCAGGTATTTTAATTACTCAAGTATACTCTATTAAATATGTTTATAAAAAAATTTTTATTTTAGTTGATGCTGGATTTAATGATTTAATCAGACCAGCAATGTATGGAAGTTATCATCACATATCTGTTTTACCATATAATGGAAGAAATATAAAAAAAAGCAAAAAAATTAAAGCAATAATAGGAGGACCATTATGCGAATCAGGGGATATTTTTACACAAGATAATACAGGAGAAATTCAAGAAAGAATACTACCAGAGGTAAAAATAGGTGATTATATAATTTTTCATCATACCGGAGCCTACGGATCTTCTATGTCATCCAATTATAATACCAAACTACTTATACCAGAAATTTTATTTAAAAATAACATACCACAAATAATTAGAAGAAAACAAACATTTCAAGAACTATTCCAGCAAGAAATGGATATAAAAAATAATTCTATATTTGAGAATCAAGATATTTAA
- the miaB gene encoding tRNA (N6-isopentenyl adenosine(37)-C2)-methylthiotransferase MiaB, translating to MKENKKKFYIKTWGCQINEYDSLTIINTLQQNKKYTETKNVLEAEILILNTCSIREKAHEKLFHQLGRWKDLKKNNKNIIIAVGGCVATQEGNNILKRAKFVDIIFGTQTLHKLPHMLEKHIIKQKSLININFLQLEKFQDTIKPKFTNYIASIPIMEGCNKYCSFCIVPYTRGREMSRPFYSLLTEINTLANNGIKEIQLLGQNVNSYKYIDKNKNKYTFAELLHSISLIKKIKRIRFITSNPMQFTDDIIHIYNKTNKIVNFLHLPIQSGSNKILKLMKRPYSISEYEQIIKKLKKIRPNIQISSDFIVGFPGETEDDFQDTIKIISKIKFDMSYSFIYSPRPGTPASKLKDNVDLETKKYRLQILQKKIKKQTNYWNTKIINSNQKILVEKFFNKKKLELIGKTENNRTVILQGQKNMIGKIIKVQITKKKKNFFKGIYIP from the coding sequence ATGAAAGAAAATAAAAAAAAATTTTATATAAAAACGTGGGGATGCCAAATTAATGAATATGATTCATTAACAATCATTAACACATTACAACAAAATAAAAAATACACTGAAACAAAAAATGTTCTTGAAGCAGAAATTTTAATTTTAAATACTTGTTCAATTCGAGAAAAAGCACATGAAAAATTATTTCATCAACTTGGAAGATGGAAAGACTTAAAAAAAAATAATAAAAATATTATTATAGCAGTAGGAGGTTGTGTTGCCACACAAGAAGGAAATAATATCCTTAAAAGAGCAAAATTTGTTGATATTATTTTTGGTACACAAACATTACATAAACTACCTCATATGCTTGAAAAGCATATAATAAAACAAAAATCTTTAATAAATATTAATTTTTTACAGCTAGAAAAATTTCAAGATACGATAAAACCAAAATTTACTAATTATATAGCTTCTATTCCCATAATGGAAGGATGTAATAAATATTGTTCATTTTGCATTGTACCCTACACAAGAGGTAGAGAAATGAGTAGACCGTTTTACTCTCTTCTTACAGAAATTAATACACTTGCCAATAATGGAATTAAGGAAATACAATTACTAGGTCAAAATGTAAATTCTTATAAATATATAGATAAAAATAAAAATAAATACACATTTGCAGAATTATTACATTCTATTTCACTGATAAAAAAAATAAAAAGAATTAGGTTTATTACAAGTAACCCAATGCAATTTACTGATGATATAATACACATATATAATAAAACAAACAAAATAGTTAATTTTTTACATTTACCTATACAAAGTGGATCAAACAAAATATTAAAATTAATGAAAAGACCATATTCTATATCAGAATATGAACAAATAATAAAAAAATTAAAAAAAATAAGACCCAATATCCAAATTAGTTCTGATTTTATTGTCGGTTTCCCTGGAGAAACAGAAGATGACTTTCAAGATACAATAAAAATCATTTCTAAAATTAAATTTGATATGAGTTATAGTTTTATATATTCTCCAAGACCAGGTACTCCTGCATCCAAATTAAAAGACAATGTTGATCTTGAAACAAAAAAATATAGACTACAAATATTACAAAAAAAAATTAAAAAACAAACCAACTATTGGAATACAAAAATTATAAACAGTAACCAAAAAATATTAGTAGAAAAATTTTTTAATAAAAAAAAATTAGAATTAATTGGGAAAACAGAAAATAATAGAACAGTAATTCTTCAAGGACAAAAAAATATGATTGGTAAAATTATTAAAGTACAAATTACTAAAAAAAAAAAAAATTTTTTTAAAGGAATATATATTCCATAA
- the ybeY gene encoding rRNA maturation RNase YbeY, whose translation MLKIHFQINCTNKKNIPKKKKITQWIKYLIKKKCEINIIIIDILQMKKINQMYRNQKLATNILSFPFQPPKYTKSLLIGDLIICSEIIKQEAQIQKKKIIMHWAHIIIHGVLHLLGYQHNNHKTQTKMQLQEIKIMKKIGFNNPYI comes from the coding sequence ATGTTAAAAATACATTTTCAAATAAATTGTACAAATAAAAAAAATATTCCAAAAAAAAAAAAAATTACACAATGGATAAAATATTTAATAAAAAAAAAATGTGAAATAAACATTATAATAATCGATATTCTACAAATGAAAAAAATTAATCAAATGTACAGAAATCAAAAATTAGCTACTAATATACTCTCTTTCCCATTCCAACCTCCAAAATATACCAAATCTTTACTTATAGGAGATTTAATTATTTGTTCTGAAATAATTAAACAAGAAGCACAAATACAAAAAAAAAAAATTATAATGCATTGGGCACATATCATTATACATGGTGTACTACATTTATTAGGTTACCAACATAACAATCACAAAACACAAACAAAAATGCAACTACAAGAAATTAAAATTATGAAAAAAATAGGATTTAATAATCCATATATATAA
- the corC gene encoding CNNM family magnesium/cobalt transport protein CorC (CorC(YbeX) belongs to the Cyclin M Mg2+ Exporter (CNNM) family, and was characterized as belonging to a set of three proteins, at least one of which must be present for CorA to function.): protein MHNSTLHKKKQHNKKGFLSILINQLFNEAPKNKEELLELIRDSEKNSLINQTTYEMLKGVIKITKQRIKKIMIPRSQMIIIKINDSFSKCLDIIIKSAHSRFPVMSQNNNYVEGFLLAKDLLPFINQKNKTFSIKKILRPPIIVPESKYVDNMLKEFRINRYHMAIVIDEFGTISGLVTIEDILEIIVGEIFDEFDHTKNMNIKKINHNTFSVNALTQIKQFNKIFHTKLLDTEVDTIGGLVMQHFKYLPKIGEKIYIQKFKFQVSISNSIRIIQLEITVPNDTIVSKI, encoded by the coding sequence ATGCATAATAGTACATTACACAAAAAAAAACAACATAATAAAAAAGGATTTTTATCAATACTTATTAATCAATTATTTAACGAAGCACCTAAAAATAAAGAAGAATTACTAGAACTCATAAGAGATTCAGAAAAAAATTCTTTAATTAATCAAACTACGTATGAAATGCTAAAAGGAGTAATAAAAATTACTAAACAACGAATCAAGAAAATTATGATACCCCGTTCACAAATGATTATAATTAAAATTAATGATTCTTTTAGTAAATGTTTAGATATCATAATAAAATCAGCTCATTCTAGATTTCCTGTTATGAGTCAAAATAATAATTATGTTGAAGGATTTTTGTTAGCTAAAGATTTGTTGCCTTTTATAAATCAAAAAAATAAAACTTTTAGTATAAAAAAAATTTTAAGACCTCCTATTATAGTACCAGAAAGTAAATATGTAGATAATATGTTAAAAGAATTTAGAATTAATAGATATCATATGGCTATAGTTATTGATGAGTTTGGAACAATTTCAGGATTAGTAACTATTGAAGATATTTTAGAAATCATTGTAGGAGAAATATTTGATGAATTTGATCATACTAAAAATATGAACATAAAAAAAATAAATCACAATACTTTTTCCGTTAATGCCCTTACACAAATAAAACAATTTAACAAAATATTTCATACTAAATTACTTGATACAGAAGTAGATACTATAGGTGGATTAGTTATGCAACACTTTAAATACTTACCAAAAATAGGAGAAAAGATTTATATTCAAAAATTTAAATTTCAAGTATCTATTTCTAATAGTATCAGAATTATACAATTAGAAATTACTGTACCAAATGATACAATTGTATCAAAAATATAA